In Hevea brasiliensis isolate MT/VB/25A 57/8 unplaced genomic scaffold, ASM3005281v1 Scaf398, whole genome shotgun sequence, a single window of DNA contains:
- the LOC110637850 gene encoding putative glutamine amidotransferase GAT1_2.1 produces MASDLSVILPRVLIVSRRSVRKNKFVDFVGEYHLDLIVGYGALPVIVPRVSGVHMLLDSFEPIHGVLLCEGEDIDPSLYEAETTNLSPEELEQIRRLHASDTAIDKEKDSIELRLAKLCLERNIPYLGICRGSQVLNVACGGTLYLDIEKEISNKFVESRRVKHIDYDNYDGHRHVIKVVESSPLHHWFKDSLEEGKMEISVNSYHHQGVKRLAQRFVPMAYAPDGLIEGFYDPDAYNPEEGKFIMGHQFHPERMRQPDTNQFDYPGCPKAYQEFVKAVIAYKKKLNITTSVPKPMKLNQEMKNKRKVIIWSFSIARNMFTTGQELHPSKESELKAEAEFLQCNTALSFQQKNRLEQIGAKVRNGGSYIERLQLNEESERQAKNVMGKMSIEQLSDLLSFYHMMGQICSEVLERKLNGINCQ; encoded by the exons ATGGCTTCCGATCTCTCTGTCATCCTTCCTCGTGTCCTCATCGTCTCTAGACGCAGCGTTCGCAAGAACAAGTTCGTAGATTTTGTGG GTGAATATCACCTTGATCTTATAGTAGGCTACGGTGCCTTACCCGTTATTGTGCCTCGTGTTAGTGGGGTGCATATGTTGCTGGACAGTTTTGAGCCGATCCATGGTGTTCTTCTTTGTGAAGGAGAAGATATTGATCCATCTCTCTATGAAGCTGAAACAACTAATCTTTCACCAGAAGAGTTGGAACAAATCAGGAGGCTGCACGCAAGCGATACAGCTATCGACAAAGAAAAGGATTCAATTGAATTAAGGCTTGCTAAACTTTGCCTGGAAAGGAACATACCTTACTTGGGAATTTGCAGGGGTTCACAGGTTCTAAATGTTGCCTGCGGAGGTACCCTTTATCTAGATATAGAAAAGGAGATATCAAACAAGTTCGTGGAGTCCCGGAGAGTGAAGCACATTGATTATGATAATTATGATGGGCATAGACACGTGATTAAGGTAGTTGAGAGCAGCCCTCTGCACCATTGGTTCAAGGATTCTCTGGAAGAGGGTAAAATGGAAATTTCTGTTAATAGTTACCACCACCAAGGCGTTAAGAGGTTGGCCCAAAGATTTGTGCCAATGGCTTATGCACCTGACGGATTGATTGAAGGGTTTTATGATCCAGATGCCTATAATCCTGAAGAGGGTAAGTTTATAATGGGACATCAGTTCCATCCGGAGAGAATGAGGCAGCCTGATACCAATCAATTTGATTATCCAGGATGCCCAAAGGCTTATCAG GAATTTGTGAAGGCTGTAATTGCCTATAAGAAGAAGCTTAATATCACAACATCAGTGCCAAAGCCTATGAAGCTAAATCAAGAAATGAAGAATAAAAGAAAAGTTATAATATGGAGCTTCTCAATTGCAAGAAATATGTTTACTACTGGCCAAGAGCTGCACCCATCAAAAGAATCAGAGCTGAAAGCTGAAGCAGAATTTCTACAG TGCAACACAGCTTTGAGTTTCCAACAAAAGAATAGGCTAGAGCAGATAGGAGCAAAAGTAAGGAATGGTGGATCCTACATTGAGAGATTGCAGTTGAATGAGGAAAGTGAAAGGCAAGCAAAAAATGTGATGGGAAAAATGTCGATAGAGCAGTTATCTGATCTCCTGTCTTTCTACCACATGATGGGCCAGATTTGCTCAGAGGTCCTGGAAAGAAAGCTTAACGGCATTAATTGTCAGTGA